A single genomic interval of Gallaecimonas xiamenensis 3-C-1 harbors:
- a CDS encoding DUF3630 family protein: MAFDQDNATLLLPLDTDWERFADDIQPWLARLELTVLRQESGADRHQWWVSFEGTELRLEYEDLSASTWLAAEDDEGLEVLAFLAKWAKLG; the protein is encoded by the coding sequence ATGGCCTTTGACCAAGACAACGCCACCCTGCTGCTGCCCCTGGATACCGACTGGGAGCGCTTTGCCGACGATATCCAGCCCTGGCTGGCCCGCCTGGAACTGACAGTACTGCGCCAGGAAAGCGGCGCCGACCGCCACCAATGGTGGGTCAGCTTTGAAGGCACCGAGCTGCGGCTGGAATATGAAGATCTCAGCGCCAGCACCTGGCTGGCGGCGGAAGATGATGAGGGCCTGGAAGTGCTGGCCTTCTTGGCCAAGTGGGCCAAGCTGGGCTGA